The genomic DNA GTGTTTTTAGTCAGTGCGCTCTTGACTGGTATCTGGGTAGGCGCTTGGCAACAACAGTTGACGCCTACTCTTTTCATCCTACTTTTTGTACTTGCCCTATATGGAGCAATTGGTTTTTTAGATGATTTCATCAAAATCTTCAAGAAAAGAAATATGGGATTGAACTCAAAGCAAAAATTGATTGGCCAAATTGTTGGGGGAATCATCTTTTATCTCGTTTATCGTGGTGAAGGATACCCTGGAACACTGAATTTTTTTGGAATTGATCTTCCATTAAGTTGGTTGTACGGATTATTCGCGATTTTCTGGTTAGTTGGCTTTTCCAATGCTGTTAACTTAACAGATGGTATTGATGGCTTAGTAGCTGGATTAGGAAGTATTTCTTTTTTGACCTACGCAGTTATCGCTTGGCACCAACAGCAGTATGATGTCTTAATTATCTGCTTGAGTGTTTTAGGTGGTTTACTAGGGTTTTTCGTCTATAATCGCAAACCTGCCAAAATATTCATGGGGGATGTCGGTTCCTTAGCATTAGGAGGATTATTAGCAGCAATCTCGATCATGCTCAATCAGGAATGGACATTACTATTGATCGGTCTGATGTATGTCATCGAAACAGCTAGCGTGATGTTACAAGTATCTTCTTTCAAATTGACTGGTAAAAGAATCTTTAAAATGTCACCAATCCATCATCATTTCGAGATGAGTGG from Enterococcus mundtii includes the following:
- the mraY gene encoding phospho-N-acetylmuramoyl-pentapeptide-transferase, with translation MDLTQTLIPIASSCAMTIATMPLFIGYFQMKKQGQAIREEGPKWHNVKAGTPTMGGLVFLVSALLTGIWVGAWQQQLTPTLFILLFVLALYGAIGFLDDFIKIFKKRNMGLNSKQKLIGQIVGGIIFYLVYRGEGYPGTLNFFGIDLPLSWLYGLFAIFWLVGFSNAVNLTDGIDGLVAGLGSISFLTYAVIAWHQQQYDVLIICLSVLGGLLGFFVYNRKPAKIFMGDVGSLALGGLLAAISIMLNQEWTLLLIGLMYVIETASVMLQVSSFKLTGKRIFKMSPIHHHFEMSGWSEWKIDTVFWITSVITSLITLWIVW